In Amaranthus tricolor cultivar Red isolate AtriRed21 chromosome 3, ASM2621246v1, whole genome shotgun sequence, a single window of DNA contains:
- the LOC130808446 gene encoding uncharacterized protein LOC130808446 translates to MGNHMNPSILNGSYAKGTLCHSYSLSLMEYLSRMLNSASTLGSFKFHPRCRRLKVTHLCFADDLMLFSKGDLDSIRILSQCLDKFASIFGLHANKNKSAIYLAGLPLVVREDIASQMSLPMGALPFRYLGIPLTSKKISVADCGVLIDKMTAWLRLWYCNNLSYATPVYLPRVVIKKVNSICPSNPWHGDVTNSSGENVTWSKVYQPKKCGDLGVENLEVWNLVAVGKLA, encoded by the exons ATGGGGAACCACATGAACCCTTCAATCCTAAACGGGTCTTACGCCAAGGGGACCCTATGTCACTCTTACTCTTTGTCATTAATGGAGTATCTATCCAGAATGTTGAATAGTGCTAGCACTCTGGGATCCTTTAAGTTCCACCCCAGATGTCGGAGGCTTAAAGTCACCCACCTGTGCTTCGCTGATGACCTCATGTTGTTCTCGAAAGGCGATTTAGACTCTATTCGCATATTAAGCCAATGTCTAGACAAATTTGCCTCTATATTCGGCTTACATGCTAACAAGAACAAGTCTGCCATCTACCTTGCTGGGTTACCCTTGGTGGTGAGAGAAGACATTGCATCTCAGATGAGTCTTCCCATGGGTGCTCTCCCCTTCAGGTACCTAGGGATCCCCCTCACTTCCAAGAAGATATCTGTAGCAGATTGTGGTGTTCTGATTGACAAGATGACTGCTTGGCTCCGTCTATGGTACTGTAATAATCTTTCTTATGCTACAC CTGTTTATTTGCCTCGTGTGGTTATCAAGAAAGTGAATAGTATTTGTCCATCAAATCCGTGGCATGGTGATGTCACTAATAGCTCTGGTGAAAACGTCACTTGGTCCAAGGTCTATCAACCTAAGAAATGTGGTGACCTAGGGGTCGAGAACCTTGAAGTGTGGAACTTGGTGGCTGTGGGGAAACTTGCTTAG